From Staphylococcus delphini, one genomic window encodes:
- the icaC gene encoding polysaccharide intercellular adhesin biosynthesis/export protein IcaC, with the protein MTLRKRKLELVYFRALTCMLIILTHIFTEYMRHLDTTQLAEQKLIYYLQHIVIFGTPSFIILSQLLTTLNYDTVNWKYIWERVKYILLPYFIVGAFYCFSESKITATSFTHQLYENLLLGRWHGYFIIVIMQFVLLSYMIFKISPKIFDSKIMLIATFVIQFSFLHQFDTNETFSERFLAIYPLSENTFILGWIFFFFFGAYIGRNYTAVINFLHQYVFIVIILAILSFGIFVVFQHHDYGWVTSFNENLMCYHASMFLLLLSLCLHFKHLMIGSINLVSAFSFFIYLFHPIILSTLYEYFASFSDLTVVFIAISLLYTLGICVGIGLFLREFRIFQFAIGKQPYHLNIRLS; encoded by the coding sequence ATGACGCTTCGTAAAAGAAAGTTGGAACTTGTCTATTTTAGAGCATTGACGTGTATGCTGATTATATTGACACACATTTTTACTGAATATATGCGGCATCTCGATACGACACAACTAGCGGAACAGAAACTGATCTATTATTTACAGCACATTGTCATTTTTGGTACACCCAGTTTTATTATTTTGTCTCAATTACTCACAACACTTAATTACGACACGGTTAATTGGAAATATATATGGGAACGTGTGAAATATATTTTGTTGCCTTATTTTATCGTTGGGGCATTTTATTGCTTCAGTGAAAGTAAAATTACCGCAACTTCATTTACACATCAACTGTATGAAAATTTATTGCTTGGGCGTTGGCACGGTTACTTTATTATCGTCATTATGCAGTTCGTCTTACTGAGCTATATGATTTTCAAAATTTCACCTAAAATCTTTGATAGTAAAATCATGCTCATCGCTACTTTTGTCATCCAGTTTAGTTTTTTACATCAATTTGATACGAACGAAACATTTTCAGAACGATTTTTAGCCATTTATCCATTAAGTGAAAATACATTTATTCTCGGTTGGATTTTCTTCTTCTTTTTTGGCGCCTATATTGGAAGAAATTATACTGCGGTCATCAATTTTTTACATCAATACGTCTTTATCGTTATTATTTTAGCGATTTTGTCGTTTGGCATCTTTGTCGTCTTTCAACACCATGATTATGGCTGGGTGACAAGCTTTAACGAAAATTTGATGTGTTACCATGCATCGATGTTCTTACTACTTCTTAGTTTATGTCTACACTTTAAACATTTAATGATTGGATCCATCAACTTAGTCAGCGCATTTTCATTTTTCATTTACTTGTTTCATCCAATTATTCTCAGCACACTTTACGAATACTTTGCCAGTTTTTCTGATTTAACAGTTGTTTTCATTGCGATTTCACTGCTTTATACACTCGGCATTTGTGTCGGTATCGGGTTATTTTTACGTGAGTTTCGTATTTTTCAATTCGCAATAGGCAAGCAACCCTATCATCTCAACATTCGCCTTTCTTAA
- a CDS encoding family 20 glycosylhydrolase — protein sequence MKWGLTMGLSLMLIFTIFQTEAVAPTFQKGVNIDIARKDYSLETVKKIVDTIAQYDGDYLQLHFADDQHHAIAFPSMSSTKRDTLSYEEIKALIKYSNERDVMIVPDIDLPSHAGALLEQLKKQDKGRYKAVVSEFSENTVDYFGHQEAVKWSREYLKEVMSLFEQPKYKGEQRIVIGGDEVPGAMAHQKAFVHYINQLAETVQNEGYQPQIWNDSLTKQGVQQLDAHVSVLFWTQHEATHQQQAHVEDLAKANISVFNYNAQTLYFLPSSQHSKQTIQKQQQFIERHYADNRFNVFDDAHHVVAQPNIQGSTLSFWGEHADGLSQQEMLQQLQPLIKTYLTQN from the coding sequence ATGAAGTGGGGGCTTACAATGGGATTAAGTTTAATGCTCATCTTCACCATATTTCAAACTGAAGCAGTCGCACCTACATTTCAAAAAGGGGTGAATATCGATATTGCACGTAAAGACTATTCGTTAGAGACAGTTAAAAAGATTGTTGATACGATAGCCCAATATGATGGAGACTATTTACAGTTGCATTTTGCTGACGATCAACACCATGCGATTGCTTTTCCAAGCATGTCATCAACAAAGCGGGATACATTGTCATATGAAGAAATTAAAGCACTTATCAAATATAGCAATGAACGTGACGTTATGATTGTGCCCGATATTGACTTGCCATCACATGCCGGTGCGTTACTCGAACAGTTGAAAAAACAAGATAAAGGACGATATAAAGCGGTCGTGTCCGAATTTAGCGAGAACACTGTAGACTACTTTGGTCATCAAGAAGCGGTCAAATGGAGTCGTGAATATTTAAAAGAAGTCATGTCGTTGTTTGAACAGCCGAAGTATAAGGGGGAGCAGCGTATCGTCATTGGGGGAGATGAAGTGCCTGGAGCGATGGCGCATCAAAAAGCATTCGTACACTATATCAACCAATTAGCCGAAACAGTACAAAATGAAGGCTATCAACCCCAAATTTGGAATGATAGCCTTACAAAACAAGGTGTTCAGCAGTTAGATGCCCATGTTTCTGTCTTATTTTGGACGCAACACGAAGCGACACATCAACAGCAAGCACATGTAGAGGATTTGGCAAAAGCAAACATCTCTGTGTTTAACTACAATGCACAAACGCTATATTTTTTACCCTCGTCACAACATTCTAAGCAAACGATTCAAAAGCAACAACAGTTTATTGAACGTCATTATGCTGACAATCGTTTTAATGTGTTCGATGATGCGCATCACGTCGTCGCTCAACCGAATATCCAAGGTTCTACATTGTCATTTTGGGGTGAACATGCAGATGGACTGTCCCAACAAGAAATGCTGCAACAACTTCAGCCGCTCATCAAAACGTATTTAACCCAAAATTAA
- a CDS encoding 6-carboxyhexanoate--CoA ligase, protein MYSVKMRAHQDGVHISGAETICEAQTIPAVLQTFFDKGFQHENGAVDFLNLKIEKIADPLYPLEALPIIENTPHTLEALCEMHGITKEALDKGMGYIFDDTQYRGAVIVSAQTGKRLDRSGTKGVRVTHFCFEDHAHTPLVSTRIQDALTIATCITAFAQVKGELCVSDDLYYTTGYFASAQCGYHRIHHLKPVGTRDGGRVIFVDETLQIDDYIAFLQQQPKQVIRHER, encoded by the coding sequence ATGTACAGTGTTAAAATGAGGGCGCATCAGGACGGCGTTCATATCAGTGGTGCTGAAACGATTTGTGAAGCACAAACGATTCCGGCAGTCCTACAAACATTTTTCGATAAAGGATTTCAACATGAAAATGGCGCTGTTGACTTTTTGAACTTAAAAATTGAAAAAATTGCAGATCCATTGTATCCGCTTGAAGCTTTGCCGATTATCGAAAATACACCGCATACATTAGAAGCATTGTGTGAGATGCATGGGATTACGAAAGAGGCGCTTGATAAAGGGATGGGCTATATTTTTGATGACACGCAGTATAGAGGTGCGGTAATCGTCTCTGCGCAAACAGGAAAACGTTTGGATCGAAGCGGGACAAAAGGTGTGCGCGTGACCCATTTTTGTTTTGAAGATCATGCGCATACACCGCTTGTCAGTACGCGTATTCAAGATGCTTTGACAATCGCGACGTGTATTACAGCATTCGCACAAGTGAAAGGGGAATTGTGTGTATCGGATGATTTATATTACACGACAGGTTATTTTGCCTCTGCACAATGCGGTTATCATCGTATCCATCACCTGAAACCAGTCGGCACACGTGATGGTGGGCGTGTCATTTTTGTGGATGAGACGCTACAGATTGACGACTATATCGCATTTTTACAACAGCAACCGAAACAAGTCATTCGCCATGAACGATAG
- the icaA gene encoding poly-beta-1,6 N-acetyl-D-glucosamine synthase IcaA translates to MDVLLILLLYPMFMSIYWIVGTLFYAFLYEIRLKKAPNKNIGEEGISFLIPCFNEAETIADTIHSIAALEFPNKEIIVINDGSSDNSAEVLYQLQHTLNFTFVDLTENNGKANALNQGLEYATYDYVMGIDADTMIDNNGPYFMLEHFKKNPKLAAVTGNPRIRNKRALLGKIQTIEYASMVGSIKRAQSIMGKINTISGVFTLFRKSAIEAVGRWDIDMITEDIAISWKFHLHGYHIKYEPRALCWMLVPETVSGLWKQRIRWAQGGQEVLIRDGLKGLKSMNPALYMLVFEQFFSLIWVYWIVISLVLAFLNSNFLDIYYLQYHFSIIILSALILTFINIVQFTVALIIDSRYEKQNMFTLFYLSWYPTVYWIVNALVAMLAFPKALLRKKGEFATWSSPDRGKKD, encoded by the coding sequence ATGGATGTTTTACTGATACTGCTGTTATATCCTATGTTTATGTCAATTTATTGGATTGTCGGCACATTATTTTATGCCTTTTTATATGAAATCCGACTCAAAAAGGCGCCGAATAAAAATATTGGAGAGGAGGGGATTTCTTTTTTAATTCCTTGTTTTAACGAAGCCGAAACGATAGCAGATACGATTCATAGTATTGCAGCGTTAGAATTTCCGAATAAAGAGATTATCGTCATTAACGACGGCAGTTCTGACAATTCGGCGGAAGTGCTCTATCAACTTCAACATACATTAAATTTTACTTTTGTTGATTTAACAGAAAATAACGGGAAGGCAAATGCATTAAATCAAGGGCTAGAATATGCAACATATGATTATGTGATGGGGATTGATGCGGATACGATGATTGATAACAACGGACCGTATTTTATGCTTGAACATTTCAAAAAGAATCCAAAACTTGCGGCAGTGACGGGGAATCCGCGTATCCGTAATAAGCGCGCATTGTTAGGAAAAATACAGACCATTGAATATGCTAGCATGGTGGGGAGTATTAAAAGAGCACAATCCATTATGGGAAAAATCAATACCATTTCTGGCGTGTTTACATTATTTCGTAAAAGCGCAATTGAGGCTGTCGGGCGTTGGGATATCGATATGATCACTGAAGATATCGCGATTTCGTGGAAGTTCCATTTACACGGCTACCATATTAAATACGAACCTCGTGCGCTGTGTTGGATGCTCGTACCAGAAACGGTGTCAGGTTTGTGGAAACAACGCATACGCTGGGCACAAGGTGGGCAAGAAGTGCTCATTCGCGATGGTTTAAAGGGACTGAAATCAATGAACCCTGCTTTATATATGCTTGTGTTCGAACAATTTTTCTCACTCATTTGGGTGTATTGGATTGTCATTTCGTTAGTATTGGCATTTTTGAACTCTAATTTTCTAGACATTTACTATCTGCAATATCATTTTTCAATCATTATTTTATCTGCGCTCATTTTGACATTTATTAATATTGTTCAGTTTACGGTTGCTTTGATAATCGATTCACGTTATGAAAAGCAAAATATGTTCACGCTATTTTATTTAAGCTGGTACCCCACTGTCTATTGGATTGTCAATGCACTTGTGGCGATGCTAGCATTCCCGAAAGCATTACTTAGAAAGAAAGGTGAATTTGCGACATGGTCAAGTCCAGACAGAGGAAAAAAAGATTGA
- the icaB gene encoding intercellular adhesin biosynthesis polysaccharide N-deacetylase, whose amino-acid sequence MVNFFKLFMVIGCVVFTMGIAVLPVHQADAKTHQLKDDGDQTALALNYHRVRDDHLLDLFLSIFSSSKEMSTYSVSKEEFERQIKWLKAHDAHFLTHEELIRYKREGHFPKRSVWINFDDMDKSIYQNAFPILKKYNVPATGFVITGKVGAQNFHNLNLSTLSELEEMERSGLWTFQSHTHDLHSLEKGDSKMLTVPSKMLKYDLQTSNDFIDQHFNRHETAIAYPYGQIDAQAVKTIRDSGISYGYTLEEKAMSVDDDNYYIPRILVSEDAFNQLVKKWGAFHHDAS is encoded by the coding sequence ATGGTAAATTTCTTTAAACTTTTCATGGTCATAGGATGTGTCGTCTTTACAATGGGTATTGCAGTTCTGCCGGTCCACCAAGCCGATGCAAAGACACATCAACTTAAAGATGATGGCGATCAAACCGCACTCGCCTTAAACTACCATAGAGTCAGAGATGATCACCTTTTAGATTTATTTTTGTCCATTTTTTCAAGTAGTAAAGAAATGTCGACGTATAGTGTGAGTAAAGAAGAATTTGAACGCCAAATCAAATGGCTAAAAGCACATGATGCACACTTTTTAACGCATGAAGAGTTGATTCGCTATAAACGAGAAGGCCACTTTCCGAAACGTAGCGTATGGATCAATTTTGATGATATGGACAAGTCGATTTATCAAAATGCATTCCCTATTTTAAAGAAATACAATGTGCCCGCGACTGGGTTTGTAATCACAGGAAAGGTCGGCGCTCAAAATTTCCATAATTTGAATTTGTCTACTTTATCAGAACTCGAAGAAATGGAACGCTCGGGATTATGGACCTTTCAATCGCATACGCACGACTTGCATTCTCTTGAAAAAGGCGACTCTAAAATGTTAACCGTCCCTTCTAAAATGCTCAAGTATGACTTACAAACGAGCAATGACTTTATCGACCAACATTTCAACCGTCACGAAACAGCCATCGCCTATCCTTATGGGCAAATCGATGCGCAGGCGGTCAAAACGATTAGAGACAGCGGCATTTCGTACGGTTATACGTTGGAAGAAAAAGCGATGTCCGTCGATGATGATAACTACTACATTCCACGTATTTTAGTGAGTGAAGACGCCTTTAATCAATTAGTCAAAAAATGGGGGGCTTTTCATCATGACGCTTCGTAA
- a CDS encoding NAD(P)-dependent oxidoreductase, producing MKVGIIGATGKAGRLITEEAVNRGLDVTAIVRDTSKVLNKNVKVIEKDIFDITTADLSVFDVVVNAFGTPIGQTQPHIDAGRVLIRALSGTDTRLIVLGGAGSLYMDEGRTKNSFDVGRVPDFAYEIAVGQAKNLEDLQATTDLNWTFVSPSAFFDADGPRTGNYRIGGDVMLFNTDGESYVSYPDMALALLDEVERGDHPKQQMTVVSEKR from the coding sequence ATGAAAGTAGGTATTATTGGTGCGACAGGTAAGGCAGGGCGTTTGATTACTGAAGAAGCGGTGAACAGAGGATTGGACGTCACAGCGATTGTGCGTGATACGTCTAAAGTGTTAAATAAAAATGTGAAAGTCATCGAAAAAGACATTTTTGATATAACGACGGCAGATTTGAGCGTATTTGATGTGGTCGTGAATGCATTTGGTACGCCGATTGGTCAAACACAGCCCCATATTGACGCAGGACGTGTACTCATTCGTGCATTATCAGGGACTGACACACGTTTAATCGTCCTTGGTGGTGCAGGCAGTCTCTATATGGATGAAGGAAGAACGAAAAACAGTTTTGATGTCGGTCGTGTTCCTGATTTTGCGTATGAAATTGCGGTCGGACAAGCGAAAAACTTAGAAGACTTACAAGCGACAACTGACTTAAATTGGACATTTGTGAGTCCTTCCGCATTTTTTGATGCAGATGGTCCACGTACAGGCAACTATCGTATCGGCGGCGATGTGATGTTATTTAATACGGATGGAGAAAGTTACGTCAGCTATCCAGATATGGCGTTAGCACTATTAGATGAAGTTGAACGTGGCGACCATCCTAAACAACAAATGACAGTCGTCAGTGAAAAACGTTAA
- the icaD gene encoding intracellular adhesion protein IcaD: MRHTILNFIREAIIFCFSISLWLYCLVAFVLIVGSLFQSNAHSVLLIRSVLNIEIDSMNPMFIKMAIFIGIVTLIFTTSLVVHQHKNKKEGINDGKFL, translated from the coding sequence TTGAGACATACCATATTAAATTTTATTCGAGAAGCAATTATCTTTTGTTTCTCCATTTCATTGTGGCTTTATTGCTTAGTCGCTTTCGTTTTAATTGTCGGGTCATTATTTCAGAGCAATGCGCATTCGGTGCTATTAATCCGTTCTGTGCTCAATATCGAAATCGACTCAATGAACCCAATGTTTATCAAGATGGCAATTTTCATTGGCATTGTCACACTTATTTTTACAACCAGTCTTGTCGTTCATCAACACAAAAATAAGAAAGAAGGCATTAACGATGGTAAATTTCTTTAA
- a CDS encoding CPBP family intramembrane glutamic endopeptidase, with the protein MTTLSTSGRSIQYRDFIIVPAFILVQYLFPILAEDVFPNLLKSFFDVTLQQSGRTILFNSMMFLAQVIVIILFILLHRHHMITAIQTRLKGVREHGWRIVIVYCVLTGFILIYQRVVPLMVIWDERFITLPLSFVTIGILTPIVEELLFRHLIIGELGKIWGFRFMAVVSIIVFGVSHFLHFTSIWTFLPFIAGGIAMTYVYMASRRNILVAMALHIIINSVSQILGMLGI; encoded by the coding sequence ATGACAACTTTATCCACTTCAGGGAGGTCGATACAATATCGAGATTTTATTATCGTCCCTGCATTTATTTTAGTGCAGTACCTTTTTCCGATATTAGCAGAAGACGTATTTCCGAATCTATTGAAAAGTTTTTTTGATGTCACGTTACAACAATCGGGGCGCACCATTTTGTTTAATAGCATGATGTTTTTAGCTCAAGTGATCGTCATCATTCTTTTTATATTGTTGCATCGTCATCATATGATTACTGCGATTCAAACACGATTAAAAGGGGTGCGTGAACATGGGTGGCGCATCGTCATCGTTTATTGCGTGCTCACTGGTTTTATCCTTATTTATCAGCGTGTCGTTCCATTGATGGTGATATGGGATGAGCGATTCATTACGCTACCATTAAGCTTTGTAACGATCGGTATTTTGACTCCCATTGTTGAAGAATTGTTATTCCGTCATCTCATTATTGGTGAACTTGGAAAGATATGGGGTTTTCGATTCATGGCAGTCGTGTCGATTATCGTTTTCGGCGTTTCCCACTTTCTTCACTTTACATCGATATGGACATTTTTACCTTTCATTGCGGGAGGGATTGCGATGACATATGTCTATATGGCTTCACGACGCAATATTTTAGTCGCAATGGCCTTGCACATCATTATTAACTCGGTTTCTCAAATATTAGGGATGTTAGGCATTTGA
- a CDS encoding FMN-dependent NADH-azoreductase: protein MAKLLYITAHPLDELLSASMAAGKTFKETYEQAHPEDEVVHIDLFKEDIPQIDADVFSGWGKLQNGEALTADEEKKVNRLGEIVDEFINADKYVFVSPMWNLSFPPVLKAYIDAVAVAGKTFKYTSEGAKGLLTDKKALHIQARGGFYSEGPGADLEHGDRYLKTMMGFFGVPSYETIIVEGHHAAPERSEEIKTNSLRQAEEVGRNF, encoded by the coding sequence ATGGCTAAATTACTTTATATTACAGCACACCCTCTAGATGAATTACTTTCAGCATCAATGGCTGCAGGTAAAACTTTTAAAGAAACTTACGAACAAGCTCACCCAGAAGATGAAGTGGTACACATCGACTTATTCAAAGAAGATATCCCACAAATCGATGCAGATGTATTCTCTGGTTGGGGCAAATTACAAAATGGCGAAGCTTTAACAGCAGATGAAGAAAAGAAAGTCAACCGTTTAGGCGAAATCGTTGATGAATTCATTAACGCAGACAAATATGTATTCGTTTCTCCAATGTGGAACTTATCATTCCCACCTGTACTTAAAGCTTATATCGATGCTGTTGCTGTTGCAGGTAAAACATTTAAATACACTTCTGAAGGTGCTAAAGGTTTATTGACAGATAAAAAAGCCTTACACATTCAAGCACGCGGTGGTTTCTACTCAGAAGGTCCTGGCGCAGACTTAGAGCACGGCGATCGTTACCTTAAAACGATGATGGGATTCTTCGGTGTACCTTCATATGAAACAATTATTGTTGAAGGACATCACGCTGCTCCAGAACGTAGCGAAGAAATTAAAACAAATTCACTTCGTCAAGCTGAAGAAGTAGGACGTAACTTCTAA
- a CDS encoding DoxX family protein, with protein sequence MVRWLQQSTIASIILLVLRVYLGYGWLMSGIGKVTSEKGFNAGGFLQNAVHHPVMGMDGSAQYPLFTSFLEHIVIPMTPVINVLVPTFEIVTGILLILGLFTPIGALIGLALNFLFLFAGTVSVNPLYILIGIFIFVAGYNSGFFGADRFLKSLLSKKFFSIFNYHPEAKDKSV encoded by the coding sequence ATGGTAAGATGGTTACAACAAAGTACCATTGCAAGTATTATTTTATTGGTGTTACGTGTTTACCTTGGATACGGATGGTTGATGTCTGGTATCGGTAAAGTCACGAGTGAAAAGGGATTCAATGCAGGTGGATTTTTACAAAATGCGGTACACCATCCAGTTATGGGAATGGATGGCAGCGCCCAATATCCTTTATTTACATCATTTTTAGAACACATTGTCATTCCGATGACGCCTGTTATCAATGTATTAGTACCTACATTTGAAATCGTCACAGGCATTCTATTGATTTTAGGTCTTTTCACACCGATTGGCGCTTTAATCGGCTTGGCACTGAACTTCTTATTCTTATTCGCTGGCACAGTGTCAGTTAATCCACTATATATTTTGATTGGGATTTTCATCTTTGTCGCTGGATATAACAGTGGTTTCTTCGGTGCAGACCGTTTCTTAAAATCACTACTCAGCAAAAAGTTTTTCAGTATCTTTAATTATCATCCAGAAGCTAAAGATAAAAGCGTTTAA
- a CDS encoding helix-turn-helix transcriptional regulator — MNRAQRLLSIYTRLIHHQKIDKTLLADEFNVNERTIKRDIQEIRNYLYDNEEWLMKKDILFNYKDNNYLIQSNHQMKNIEGFEVLLIYLAANKAVIPHYVKEALRYIVYELFPNDKQKFEIYLNNIKSTNQFMSHQILLMLYQAIEERKLLHITTEEGFMTKLLPIKVVHFKEDWQLVYRGTNLQEQYLPLSRICYVEIDEQAQHTFYNKMEVILEMDVTVWSRIKDLYQVNKVLSQQEHLYTVNFNIASIEAFELCLLHSPHIRIIGPPRLYKQFVTYINQLCQVYLYQEIP, encoded by the coding sequence TTGAATAGGGCTCAAAGATTATTAAGTATTTATACACGATTAATTCATCATCAAAAAATTGACAAAACACTTTTAGCTGATGAATTTAATGTGAATGAAAGGACAATTAAAAGAGATATTCAAGAAATTAGAAATTATCTTTATGATAACGAGGAGTGGTTGATGAAGAAAGATATTCTTTTTAATTATAAAGACAATAACTATCTCATTCAGTCTAATCATCAAATGAAGAATATAGAGGGGTTTGAAGTATTACTCATTTATTTAGCAGCGAATAAAGCCGTCATACCACATTATGTGAAGGAAGCACTCAGATACATCGTCTATGAACTCTTTCCCAATGACAAACAAAAATTTGAAATTTACTTGAATAACATTAAAAGTACGAATCAATTCATGTCACACCAAATATTATTGATGTTATATCAAGCCATTGAGGAACGGAAATTACTGCATATTACAACAGAAGAGGGATTTATGACAAAGCTGCTACCGATTAAGGTAGTTCACTTTAAAGAAGACTGGCAACTTGTCTACAGGGGAACGAATTTACAAGAACAATATTTACCACTCAGTCGCATCTGCTATGTAGAAATTGATGAGCAAGCGCAACATACATTCTACAACAAAATGGAAGTTATTCTTGAAATGGATGTCACAGTGTGGTCACGTATTAAAGATCTGTATCAAGTCAACAAGGTTTTATCTCAACAAGAACATCTCTATACGGTCAACTTTAACATTGCATCTATTGAAGCATTCGAATTATGTCTCCTGCATAGTCCTCATATTAGAATTATTGGTCCACCTCGCTTATATAAACAATTCGTCACTTATATCAATCAACTTTGTCAAGTTTATTTATATCAAGAAATACCATAA